The Lepeophtheirus salmonis chromosome 1, UVic_Lsal_1.4, whole genome shotgun sequence genome has a segment encoding these proteins:
- the LOC121126147 gene encoding inositol hexakisphosphate and diphosphoinositol-pentakisphosphate kinase isoform X34, producing the protein MFRMDYGDTLSQESDLNDYEMNGSKQVIVGICAMEKKSLSKPMKEILTRLEEFEYIKTLTFSEDVILNGSVEEWPLVDCLIAFHSKGFPLEKAIEYAKLRKPYIINNLEMQYDIQDRRSVYKTMEKEGIEIPRHAILNRDSDDPAQNTIVEYDDHVEVNGVTFNKPFVEKPVSAEDHNIFMYYPTSAGGGSQRLFRKIGSRSSVYSSESGVRKTGSYIYEDFMATDGTDVKVYTVGPDYAHAEARKSPALDGKVERDCEGKEVRYPVILSNKEKLIARKVCLAFKQTVCGFDLLRANGRSIVCDVNGFSFVKNSFKYYDDCAKILGNMILRELAPTLHIPWNIPFQLDDPPIVPTTVGKMMELRCVVGVIRHGDRTPKQKMKLEVRHPKFFDIFRRYSEGHKFARIKLKKPQQLQEILDIVRELLEQIDRGSSESELIQEKRSKLEQIKHVLEMYGHFSGINRKVQLKYQPKGRPRNSSSEDELPKEPSLLLILKWGGELTPIGRVQAEELGKVFRCMYPGGQDLLIGGLPPIMEDTEKIRTNTINGEYAGTQGLGLLRLHSTYRHDLKIYASDEGRVQMTAAAFAKGLLALEGELTPILVQMVKSANTNGLLDNECDSSSKYQNTVKVKLHEMMQMSQDFTPEEEEKLNPCSQISVANALKLIRNPAKCCNHIYKLIQILNADIKIKRQKLTDAELYHGETWELMARRWNKLEKDFWSKNELYDISKVPDIYDCIKYDIQHNRDILPSPEAEELYIYAKNMADVVIPQEYGMTRSEKLAIAQGICAPLLRKIRSDLQRNIEADSFEEECDTVNRLNPRYSSGVSSPGRHVRTRLYFTSESHIHSLLTVFSEGGLVDSQDEQWQRAMEYVSLVSEMNYMTQVVIMLYEDPTKDPSSDQRFHVELHFSPGVNCCIKKELPPGPGFRPHSRNNEHGNGGGSSLDRSRVPSRDESTENASSTPLSPVKCSVDCSSGDLNKFFCAIEQDASTEEEALFEVNYSSKATSEPRSIESNSSNVMNCSDEYSSSSSVCKKSVGKRSRSLEKKGSRPRSLDCECDNKTNSASSSYKEFSHKGSTTTKLFSTAVISGSSSAPNLKEMSPVPGSTIAVSATMPTIRPLETLHNALSLRQLDEFLGYITSANFKTPSTSPPLRSSFSSKSNLNSRPPPPPLRFMSPANSFTSFVSSADTSPAPIDFFSRIRILALQQEDNNDSV; encoded by the exons ATGTTTCGAATGGACTATGGAGATACTCTG AGCCAAGAGAGTGATTTAAACGACTACGAAATGAACGGGTCCAAGCAG GTAATTGTCGGAATATGTGCCATGGAGAAAAAATCTCTCTCCAAACCCATGAAAGAAATACTTACTCGATTAGAAGaatttgaatatatcaaaaCCCTAACTTTTTCAGAAGATGTGATCCTTAAT GGCTCAGTTGAAGAATGGCCTTTAGTTGATTGCCTCATAGCCTTTCACTCAAAAGGCTTCCCTTTGGAAAAGGCCATAGAGTATGCAAAACTTAGAAAACCCTACATTATCAATAACTTGGAGATGCAGTATGATATCCAAGACAGACGATCCGTTTATAAGACTATGGAGAAAGAGGGGATCGAAATTCCTCGACATGCCATACTAAATAGAGATTCAGATGATCCAGCTCAGAATACCATTGTTGAATACGATGATCATGTCGAAGTCAATGGGGTTACTTTTAATAAACCTTTCGTAGAGAAACCTGTGTCCGCGGAGGATCACAATATCTTCATGTATTATCCAACTTCAGCAG gaGGAGGAAGTCAAAGATTATTTCGAAAAATTGGGAGTCGAAGCAGTGTATACTCATCAGAGTCTGGAGTGCGTAAAACAGGATCCTACATCTATGAAGATTTCATGGCTACTGATGGTACCGATGTCAAAGTATATACTGTAGGACCTGACTATGCACATGCGGAAGCAAGGAAGTCTCCAGCTCTTGATGGTAAAGTTGAACGAGACTGTGAAGGAAAAGAAGTTAGATATCCTgtcattttatcaaataaggaaaaattaattgcaCGTAAAGTTTGTTTAGCTTTTAAACAAACTGTCTGCGGATTTGATTTGCTCAG ggcGAATGGTAGATCCATTGTCTGCGATGTAAATGGTTTTAGCTTtgtaaaaaactcatttaaatattatgatgatTGTGCCAAAATTTTGGGGAACATGATCCTTAGAGAATTGGCGCCTACACTCCATATTCCTTGGAACATTCCTTTTCAACTTGATGATCCTCCAATTGTCCCGACGACAGTTGGAAAAAT GATGGAGTTAAGATGTGTTGTTGGAGTAATACGCCATGGAGATCGAaccccaaaacaaaaaatgaaacttgaagTTAGACACcccaaattttttgatatatttcgcAGATATAGTGAAGGCCATAAATTTGCACGAATTAAGCTTAAAAAGCCACAGCAATTGCAGGAAATCCTTGATATTGTGAGAGAGCTTCTCGAACAAATTGATAGAGGATCCTCTGAATCTGAGCTCATACAGGAGAAACGAAGTAAACTTGAGCAAATCAAACATGTACTTGAAATGTATGGCCACTTCTCGGGCATAAATAGAAAAGTACAGCTCAAGTATCAGCCAAAGGGTAGACCTCGAAACTCGAGCTCTGAGGATG agCTACCCAAAGAACCGTCCTTACTCTTAATATTGAAATGGGGAGGGGAACTGACTCCGATTGGTCGGGTACAAGCTGAAGAACTAGGAAAAGTCTTTCGATGCATGTATCCAGGAGGACAGG ATTTGTTGATTGGAGGTCTTCCTCCTATAATGGAAGATACAGAGAAGATTAGAACAAACACAATTAATG GGGAATATGCAGGAACACAAGGCTTGGGTCTTCTCCGTCTTCACTCAACATATCGTCATGATCTGAAGATCTACGCCTCGGATGAAGGAAGAGTACAAATGACGGCAGCTGCATTTGCCAAGGGTCTTCTTGCACTGGAAGGAGAGTTAACTCCTATTCTTGTTCAAATGGTTAAATCCGCGAATACAAATGGTCTTTTAGATAACGAATGCGATAGTTCGAGCAAGTATCAAAACAC AGTAAAGGTCAAGTTGCACGAAATGATGCAAATGTCCCAGGACTTTACACCggaagaagaagagaaattGAATCCTTGCTCACAAATATCTGTTGCTAATGCTTTAAAACTTATTCGTAATCCAGCTAAATGCTGtaatcatatttacaaattaattcaaatactcAATGctgatataaaaatcaaaagacaGAAATTGACCGATGCTG AATTGTATCATGGAGAAACTTGGGAACTCATGGCTCGACGATGGAACAAATTAGAAAAGGACTTTTGGAGTAAAAATGAACTCTATGATATTTCCAAAGTTCCGGATATTTATGATTGTATCAAGTATGATATTCAGCATAATCGTGATATCCTCCCATCCCCAGAAGCGGAAGAGCTCTACATTTATGCCAAAAATATGGCTGATGTAGTTATCCCTCAG GAATATGGGATGACAAGAAGTGAAAAGTTAGCCATTGCACAGGGAATATGTGCTCCACTTCTGAGGAAAATCAGATCAGATCTACAAAGAAATATTGAAGCAGATAGTTTTGAAGAGGAATGTGATACAGTTAATCGACTAAATCCTAGATATTCCTCTGGAGTTTCTTCTCCAGGTCGTCATGTTAGAACTCGACTCTATTTTACATCGGAAAGTCATATCCACTCTTTACTCACTGTTTTCTCTGAGGGTGGTTTAGTTGAT tcACAAGATGAGCAATGGCAGAGAGCTATGGAATATGTTTCTTTAGTATCCGAGATGAATTACATGACACAGGTTGTTATTATGCTATATGAGGATCCAACAAAGGATCCATCTTCGGATCAAAGATTTCACGTTGAATTACACTTCTCTCCTGGAGTCAATTGTTGTATCAAAAAAGAGCTTCCTCCCGGTCCAGGCTTTAGACCACACTCCAGAAACAATGAACACGGAAATGGTGGTGGAAGTAGTTTGGATAGAAGTCGTGTTCCATCTCGAGATGAATCTACTGAGAATGCAAGTTCAACCCCTCTTTCCCCCGTAAAATGCTCAGTCGATTGTTCGAGTGgtgatttgaataaatttttttgtgccATTGAGCAAGATGCATCAACTGAGGAGGAGGCATTGTTTGAagttaattattcatcaaaagcCACATCGGAACCCCGTTCCATTGAATCAAATTCTTCTAATGTTATGAATTGTTCTGATGAATACTCTAGTTCATCATCTGTATGTAAGAAGAGTGTTGGCAAAAGATCTAGGAGTTTAGAGAAGAAAGGCTCGAGACCCAGATCACTTGATTGTGAATGTGATAACAAAACTAATTCTGCGTCTTCGAGTTATAAAg aATTCTCTCACAAGGGATCAACGACTACAAAATTGTTTTCCACGGCCGTCATTTCTGGTTCCTCTTCTGCTCCCAATCTTAAAGAAATGTCGCCTGTACCTGGTTCAACTATAG ctGTAAGCGCCACAATGCCAACAATAAGACCTTTGGAAACTCTACATAATGCTCTCTCCCTTCGACAACTTGATGAATTTCTTGGCTATATCACCTCTGCCAATTTTAAAACCCCTAGCACATCTCCACCATTGAGATCCTCTTTTTCATCCAAATCCAATCTTAATAGCCGACCTCCACCGCCACCTCTGCGTTTCATGTCACCTGCCAaca gtttcaCTTCATTTGTTTCAAGTGCCGATACATCTCCTGCTCCAATAGATTTCTTTTCTAGGATTCGAATTTTGGCTCTACAACAAGAAGATAATAACGATtctgtatga
- the LOC121126147 gene encoding inositol hexakisphosphate and diphosphoinositol-pentakisphosphate kinase isoform X33: MFRMDYGDTLSQESDLNDYEMNGSKQVIVGICAMEKKSLSKPMKEILTRLEEFEYIKTLTFSEDVILNGSVEEWPLVDCLIAFHSKGFPLEKAIEYAKLRKPYIINNLEMQYDIQDRRSVYKTMEKEGIEIPRHAILNRDSDDPAQNTIVEYDDHVEVNGVTFNKPFVEKPVSAEDHNIFMYYPTSAGGGSQRLFRKIGSRSSVYSSESGVRKTGSYIYEDFMATDGTDVKVYTVGPDYAHAEARKSPALDGKVERDCEGKEVRYPVILSNKEKLIARKVCLAFKQTVCGFDLLRANGRSIVCDVNGFSFVKNSFKYYDDCAKILGNMILRELAPTLHIPWNIPFQLDDPPIVPTTVGKMMELRCVVGVIRHGDRTPKQKMKLEVRHPKFFDIFRRYSEGHKFARIKLKKPQQLQEILDIVRELLEQIDRGSSESELIQEKRSKLEQIKHVLEMYGHFSGINRKVQLKYQPKGRPRNSSSEDELPKEPSLLLILKWGGELTPIGRVQAEELGKVFRCMYPGGQGNNDLLIGGLPPIMEDTEKIRTNTINGEYAGTQGLGLLRLHSTYRHDLKIYASDEGRVQMTAAAFAKGLLALEGELTPILVQMVKSANTNGLLDNECDSSSKYQNTVKVKLHEMMQMSQDFTPEEEEKLNPCSQISVANALKLIRNPAKCCNHIYKLIQILNADIKIKRQKLTDAELYHGETWELMARRWNKLEKDFWSKNELYDISKVPDIYDCIKYDIQHNRDILPSPEAEELYIYAKNMADVVIPQEYGMTRSEKLAIAQGICAPLLRKIRSDLQRNIEADSFEEECDTVNRLNPRYSSGVSSPGRHVRTRLYFTSESHIHSLLTVFSEGGLVDSQDEQWQRAMEYVSLVSEMNYMTQVVIMLYEDPTKDPSSDQRFHVELHFSPGVNCCIKKELPPGPGFRPHSRNNEHGNGGGSSLDRSRVPSRDESTENASSTPLSPVKCSVDCSSGDLNKFFCAIEQDASTEEEALFEVNYSSKATSEPRSIESNSSNVMNCSDEYSSSSSVCKKSVGKRSRSLEKKGSRPRSLDCECDNKTNSASSSYKEFSHKGSTTTKLFSTAVISGSSSAPNLKEMSPVPGSTIAVSATMPTIRPLETLHNALSLRQLDEFLGYITSANFKTPSTSPPLRSSFSSKSNLNSRPPPPPLRFMSPANSFTSFVSSADTSPAPIDFFSRIRILALQQEDNNDSV, translated from the exons ATGTTTCGAATGGACTATGGAGATACTCTG AGCCAAGAGAGTGATTTAAACGACTACGAAATGAACGGGTCCAAGCAG GTAATTGTCGGAATATGTGCCATGGAGAAAAAATCTCTCTCCAAACCCATGAAAGAAATACTTACTCGATTAGAAGaatttgaatatatcaaaaCCCTAACTTTTTCAGAAGATGTGATCCTTAAT GGCTCAGTTGAAGAATGGCCTTTAGTTGATTGCCTCATAGCCTTTCACTCAAAAGGCTTCCCTTTGGAAAAGGCCATAGAGTATGCAAAACTTAGAAAACCCTACATTATCAATAACTTGGAGATGCAGTATGATATCCAAGACAGACGATCCGTTTATAAGACTATGGAGAAAGAGGGGATCGAAATTCCTCGACATGCCATACTAAATAGAGATTCAGATGATCCAGCTCAGAATACCATTGTTGAATACGATGATCATGTCGAAGTCAATGGGGTTACTTTTAATAAACCTTTCGTAGAGAAACCTGTGTCCGCGGAGGATCACAATATCTTCATGTATTATCCAACTTCAGCAG gaGGAGGAAGTCAAAGATTATTTCGAAAAATTGGGAGTCGAAGCAGTGTATACTCATCAGAGTCTGGAGTGCGTAAAACAGGATCCTACATCTATGAAGATTTCATGGCTACTGATGGTACCGATGTCAAAGTATATACTGTAGGACCTGACTATGCACATGCGGAAGCAAGGAAGTCTCCAGCTCTTGATGGTAAAGTTGAACGAGACTGTGAAGGAAAAGAAGTTAGATATCCTgtcattttatcaaataaggaaaaattaattgcaCGTAAAGTTTGTTTAGCTTTTAAACAAACTGTCTGCGGATTTGATTTGCTCAG ggcGAATGGTAGATCCATTGTCTGCGATGTAAATGGTTTTAGCTTtgtaaaaaactcatttaaatattatgatgatTGTGCCAAAATTTTGGGGAACATGATCCTTAGAGAATTGGCGCCTACACTCCATATTCCTTGGAACATTCCTTTTCAACTTGATGATCCTCCAATTGTCCCGACGACAGTTGGAAAAAT GATGGAGTTAAGATGTGTTGTTGGAGTAATACGCCATGGAGATCGAaccccaaaacaaaaaatgaaacttgaagTTAGACACcccaaattttttgatatatttcgcAGATATAGTGAAGGCCATAAATTTGCACGAATTAAGCTTAAAAAGCCACAGCAATTGCAGGAAATCCTTGATATTGTGAGAGAGCTTCTCGAACAAATTGATAGAGGATCCTCTGAATCTGAGCTCATACAGGAGAAACGAAGTAAACTTGAGCAAATCAAACATGTACTTGAAATGTATGGCCACTTCTCGGGCATAAATAGAAAAGTACAGCTCAAGTATCAGCCAAAGGGTAGACCTCGAAACTCGAGCTCTGAGGATG agCTACCCAAAGAACCGTCCTTACTCTTAATATTGAAATGGGGAGGGGAACTGACTCCGATTGGTCGGGTACAAGCTGAAGAACTAGGAAAAGTCTTTCGATGCATGTATCCAGGAGGACAGGGTAATAAtg ATTTGTTGATTGGAGGTCTTCCTCCTATAATGGAAGATACAGAGAAGATTAGAACAAACACAATTAATG GGGAATATGCAGGAACACAAGGCTTGGGTCTTCTCCGTCTTCACTCAACATATCGTCATGATCTGAAGATCTACGCCTCGGATGAAGGAAGAGTACAAATGACGGCAGCTGCATTTGCCAAGGGTCTTCTTGCACTGGAAGGAGAGTTAACTCCTATTCTTGTTCAAATGGTTAAATCCGCGAATACAAATGGTCTTTTAGATAACGAATGCGATAGTTCGAGCAAGTATCAAAACAC AGTAAAGGTCAAGTTGCACGAAATGATGCAAATGTCCCAGGACTTTACACCggaagaagaagagaaattGAATCCTTGCTCACAAATATCTGTTGCTAATGCTTTAAAACTTATTCGTAATCCAGCTAAATGCTGtaatcatatttacaaattaattcaaatactcAATGctgatataaaaatcaaaagacaGAAATTGACCGATGCTG AATTGTATCATGGAGAAACTTGGGAACTCATGGCTCGACGATGGAACAAATTAGAAAAGGACTTTTGGAGTAAAAATGAACTCTATGATATTTCCAAAGTTCCGGATATTTATGATTGTATCAAGTATGATATTCAGCATAATCGTGATATCCTCCCATCCCCAGAAGCGGAAGAGCTCTACATTTATGCCAAAAATATGGCTGATGTAGTTATCCCTCAG GAATATGGGATGACAAGAAGTGAAAAGTTAGCCATTGCACAGGGAATATGTGCTCCACTTCTGAGGAAAATCAGATCAGATCTACAAAGAAATATTGAAGCAGATAGTTTTGAAGAGGAATGTGATACAGTTAATCGACTAAATCCTAGATATTCCTCTGGAGTTTCTTCTCCAGGTCGTCATGTTAGAACTCGACTCTATTTTACATCGGAAAGTCATATCCACTCTTTACTCACTGTTTTCTCTGAGGGTGGTTTAGTTGAT tcACAAGATGAGCAATGGCAGAGAGCTATGGAATATGTTTCTTTAGTATCCGAGATGAATTACATGACACAGGTTGTTATTATGCTATATGAGGATCCAACAAAGGATCCATCTTCGGATCAAAGATTTCACGTTGAATTACACTTCTCTCCTGGAGTCAATTGTTGTATCAAAAAAGAGCTTCCTCCCGGTCCAGGCTTTAGACCACACTCCAGAAACAATGAACACGGAAATGGTGGTGGAAGTAGTTTGGATAGAAGTCGTGTTCCATCTCGAGATGAATCTACTGAGAATGCAAGTTCAACCCCTCTTTCCCCCGTAAAATGCTCAGTCGATTGTTCGAGTGgtgatttgaataaatttttttgtgccATTGAGCAAGATGCATCAACTGAGGAGGAGGCATTGTTTGAagttaattattcatcaaaagcCACATCGGAACCCCGTTCCATTGAATCAAATTCTTCTAATGTTATGAATTGTTCTGATGAATACTCTAGTTCATCATCTGTATGTAAGAAGAGTGTTGGCAAAAGATCTAGGAGTTTAGAGAAGAAAGGCTCGAGACCCAGATCACTTGATTGTGAATGTGATAACAAAACTAATTCTGCGTCTTCGAGTTATAAAg aATTCTCTCACAAGGGATCAACGACTACAAAATTGTTTTCCACGGCCGTCATTTCTGGTTCCTCTTCTGCTCCCAATCTTAAAGAAATGTCGCCTGTACCTGGTTCAACTATAG ctGTAAGCGCCACAATGCCAACAATAAGACCTTTGGAAACTCTACATAATGCTCTCTCCCTTCGACAACTTGATGAATTTCTTGGCTATATCACCTCTGCCAATTTTAAAACCCCTAGCACATCTCCACCATTGAGATCCTCTTTTTCATCCAAATCCAATCTTAATAGCCGACCTCCACCGCCACCTCTGCGTTTCATGTCACCTGCCAaca gtttcaCTTCATTTGTTTCAAGTGCCGATACATCTCCTGCTCCAATAGATTTCTTTTCTAGGATTCGAATTTTGGCTCTACAACAAGAAGATAATAACGATtctgtatga
- the LOC121126147 gene encoding inositol hexakisphosphate and diphosphoinositol-pentakisphosphate kinase isoform X29 gives MNGSKQVIVGICAMEKKSLSKPMKEILTRLEEFEYIKTLTFSEDVILNGSVEEWPLVDCLIAFHSKGFPLEKAIEYAKLRKPYIINNLEMQYDIQDRRSVYKTMEKEGIEIPRHAILNRDSDDPAQNTIVEYDDHVEVNGVTFNKPFVEKPVSAEDHNIFMYYPTSAGGGSQRLFRKIGSRSSVYSSESGVRKTGSYIYEDFMATDGTDVKVYTVGPDYAHAEARKSPALDGKVERDCEGKEVRYPVILSNKEKLIARKVCLAFKQTVCGFDLLRANGRSIVCDVNGFSFVKNSFKYYDDCAKILGNMILRELAPTLHIPWNIPFQLDDPPIVPTTVGKMMELRCVVGVIRHGDRTPKQKMKLEVRHPKFFDIFRRYSEGHKFARIKLKKPQQLQEILDIVRELLEQIDRGSSESELIQEKRSKLEQIKHVLEMYGHFSGINRKVQLKYQPKGRPRNSSSEDELPKEPSLLLILKWGGELTPIGRVQAEELGKVFRCMYPGGQDLLIGGLPPIMEDTEKIRTNTINGEYAGTQGLGLLRLHSTYRHDLKIYASDEGRVQMTAAAFAKGLLALEGELTPILVQMVKSANTNGLLDNECDSSRNNVSEKRSNASKSINIQRKLFHLFHYDRSANTRRRVKVKLHEMMQMSQDFTPEEEEKLNPCSQISVANALKLIRNPAKCCNHIYKLIQILNADIKIKRQKLTDAGAKTLSYPHLIIVFSVMELDNSLFFFLFCFRLELYHGETWELMARRWNKLEKDFWSKNELYDISKVPDIYDCIKYDIQHNRDILPSPEAEELYIYAKNMADVVIPQEYGMTRSEKLAIAQGICAPLLRKIRSDLQRNIEADSFEEECDTVNRLNPRYSSGVSSPGRHVRTRLYFTSESHIHSLLTVFSEGGLVDSQDEQWQRAMEYVSLVSEMNYMTQVVIMLYEDPTKDPSSDQRFHVELHFSPGVNCCIKKELPPGPGFRPHSRNNEHGNGGGSSLDRSRVPSRDESTENASSTPLSPVKCSVDCSSGDLNKFFCAIEQDASTEEEALFEVNYSSKATSEPRSIESNSSNVMNCSDEYSSSSSVCKKSVGKRSRSLEKKGSRPRSLDCECDNKTNSASSSYKGLNLKKKFSHKGSTTTKLFSTAVISGSSSAPNLKEMSPVPGSTIAVSATMPTIRPLETLHNALSLRQLDEFLGYITSANFKTPSTSPPLRSSFSSKSNLNSRPPPPPLRFMSPANSFTSFVSSADTSPAPIDFFSRIRILALQQEDNNDSV, from the exons ATGAACGGGTCCAAGCAG GTAATTGTCGGAATATGTGCCATGGAGAAAAAATCTCTCTCCAAACCCATGAAAGAAATACTTACTCGATTAGAAGaatttgaatatatcaaaaCCCTAACTTTTTCAGAAGATGTGATCCTTAAT GGCTCAGTTGAAGAATGGCCTTTAGTTGATTGCCTCATAGCCTTTCACTCAAAAGGCTTCCCTTTGGAAAAGGCCATAGAGTATGCAAAACTTAGAAAACCCTACATTATCAATAACTTGGAGATGCAGTATGATATCCAAGACAGACGATCCGTTTATAAGACTATGGAGAAAGAGGGGATCGAAATTCCTCGACATGCCATACTAAATAGAGATTCAGATGATCCAGCTCAGAATACCATTGTTGAATACGATGATCATGTCGAAGTCAATGGGGTTACTTTTAATAAACCTTTCGTAGAGAAACCTGTGTCCGCGGAGGATCACAATATCTTCATGTATTATCCAACTTCAGCAG gaGGAGGAAGTCAAAGATTATTTCGAAAAATTGGGAGTCGAAGCAGTGTATACTCATCAGAGTCTGGAGTGCGTAAAACAGGATCCTACATCTATGAAGATTTCATGGCTACTGATGGTACCGATGTCAAAGTATATACTGTAGGACCTGACTATGCACATGCGGAAGCAAGGAAGTCTCCAGCTCTTGATGGTAAAGTTGAACGAGACTGTGAAGGAAAAGAAGTTAGATATCCTgtcattttatcaaataaggaaaaattaattgcaCGTAAAGTTTGTTTAGCTTTTAAACAAACTGTCTGCGGATTTGATTTGCTCAG ggcGAATGGTAGATCCATTGTCTGCGATGTAAATGGTTTTAGCTTtgtaaaaaactcatttaaatattatgatgatTGTGCCAAAATTTTGGGGAACATGATCCTTAGAGAATTGGCGCCTACACTCCATATTCCTTGGAACATTCCTTTTCAACTTGATGATCCTCCAATTGTCCCGACGACAGTTGGAAAAAT GATGGAGTTAAGATGTGTTGTTGGAGTAATACGCCATGGAGATCGAaccccaaaacaaaaaatgaaacttgaagTTAGACACcccaaattttttgatatatttcgcAGATATAGTGAAGGCCATAAATTTGCACGAATTAAGCTTAAAAAGCCACAGCAATTGCAGGAAATCCTTGATATTGTGAGAGAGCTTCTCGAACAAATTGATAGAGGATCCTCTGAATCTGAGCTCATACAGGAGAAACGAAGTAAACTTGAGCAAATCAAACATGTACTTGAAATGTATGGCCACTTCTCGGGCATAAATAGAAAAGTACAGCTCAAGTATCAGCCAAAGGGTAGACCTCGAAACTCGAGCTCTGAGGATG agCTACCCAAAGAACCGTCCTTACTCTTAATATTGAAATGGGGAGGGGAACTGACTCCGATTGGTCGGGTACAAGCTGAAGAACTAGGAAAAGTCTTTCGATGCATGTATCCAGGAGGACAGG ATTTGTTGATTGGAGGTCTTCCTCCTATAATGGAAGATACAGAGAAGATTAGAACAAACACAATTAATG GGGAATATGCAGGAACACAAGGCTTGGGTCTTCTCCGTCTTCACTCAACATATCGTCATGATCTGAAGATCTACGCCTCGGATGAAGGAAGAGTACAAATGACGGCAGCTGCATTTGCCAAGGGTCTTCTTGCACTGGAAGGAGAGTTAACTCCTATTCTTGTTCAAATGGTTAAATCCGCGAATACAAATGGTCTTTTAGATAACGAATGCGATAGTTCGA GAAATAATGTGAGTGAGAAGAGGAGTAATGCGAGTAAGAGTATAAATATACAGAGGAAATTGTTTCATTTGTTCCATTATGATCGAAGTGCAAATACTAGGAGAAG AGTAAAGGTCAAGTTGCACGAAATGATGCAAATGTCCCAGGACTTTACACCggaagaagaagagaaattGAATCCTTGCTCACAAATATCTGTTGCTAATGCTTTAAAACTTATTCGTAATCCAGCTAAATGCTGtaatcatatttacaaattaattcaaatactcAATGctgatataaaaatcaaaagacaGAAATTGACCGATGCTGGTGCGAAAACCCTTAGTTATCCTCATCTAATTATTGTCTTTAGTGTAATGGAATTGGATaactctctcttttttttccttttttgttttcgTTTAGAATTGTATCATGGAGAAACTTGGGAACTCATGGCTCGACGATGGAACAAATTAGAAAAGGACTTTTGGAGTAAAAATGAACTCTATGATATTTCCAAAGTTCCGGATATTTATGATTGTATCAAGTATGATATTCAGCATAATCGTGATATCCTCCCATCCCCAGAAGCGGAAGAGCTCTACATTTATGCCAAAAATATGGCTGATGTAGTTATCCCTCAG GAATATGGGATGACAAGAAGTGAAAAGTTAGCCATTGCACAGGGAATATGTGCTCCACTTCTGAGGAAAATCAGATCAGATCTACAAAGAAATATTGAAGCAGATAGTTTTGAAGAGGAATGTGATACAGTTAATCGACTAAATCCTAGATATTCCTCTGGAGTTTCTTCTCCAGGTCGTCATGTTAGAACTCGACTCTATTTTACATCGGAAAGTCATATCCACTCTTTACTCACTGTTTTCTCTGAGGGTGGTTTAGTTGAT tcACAAGATGAGCAATGGCAGAGAGCTATGGAATATGTTTCTTTAGTATCCGAGATGAATTACATGACACAGGTTGTTATTATGCTATATGAGGATCCAACAAAGGATCCATCTTCGGATCAAAGATTTCACGTTGAATTACACTTCTCTCCTGGAGTCAATTGTTGTATCAAAAAAGAGCTTCCTCCCGGTCCAGGCTTTAGACCACACTCCAGAAACAATGAACACGGAAATGGTGGTGGAAGTAGTTTGGATAGAAGTCGTGTTCCATCTCGAGATGAATCTACTGAGAATGCAAGTTCAACCCCTCTTTCCCCCGTAAAATGCTCAGTCGATTGTTCGAGTGgtgatttgaataaatttttttgtgccATTGAGCAAGATGCATCAACTGAGGAGGAGGCATTGTTTGAagttaattattcatcaaaagcCACATCGGAACCCCGTTCCATTGAATCAAATTCTTCTAATGTTATGAATTGTTCTGATGAATACTCTAGTTCATCATCTGTATGTAAGAAGAGTGTTGGCAAAAGATCTAGGAGTTTAGAGAAGAAAGGCTCGAGACCCAGATCACTTGATTGTGAATGTGATAACAAAACTAATTCTGCGTCTTCGAGTTATAAAggtcttaatttaaaaaaaa aATTCTCTCACAAGGGATCAACGACTACAAAATTGTTTTCCACGGCCGTCATTTCTGGTTCCTCTTCTGCTCCCAATCTTAAAGAAATGTCGCCTGTACCTGGTTCAACTATAG ctGTAAGCGCCACAATGCCAACAATAAGACCTTTGGAAACTCTACATAATGCTCTCTCCCTTCGACAACTTGATGAATTTCTTGGCTATATCACCTCTGCCAATTTTAAAACCCCTAGCACATCTCCACCATTGAGATCCTCTTTTTCATCCAAATCCAATCTTAATAGCCGACCTCCACCGCCACCTCTGCGTTTCATGTCACCTGCCAaca gtttcaCTTCATTTGTTTCAAGTGCCGATACATCTCCTGCTCCAATAGATTTCTTTTCTAGGATTCGAATTTTGGCTCTACAACAAGAAGATAATAACGATtctgtatga